From Chrysemys picta bellii isolate R12L10 chromosome 1, ASM1138683v2, whole genome shotgun sequence:
TCTCTGGTATGATCCAGCGTTTTTCCACCATTCAGTTCACCGGTTGGATTCAGGCTTTAAGTGGCCAGCAGAGAAATTTCCCTTGCAGAGGGGATCTCTGCTCATGTAAACGTAGCAAAGGCAACTCCTGCACCACAGTCCCCTGgcgcgcgcgcgcgtgtgtgtgtgtgtgtgtgtgtgtgtgtgtgtaaggtggAGATCTGCTACCCTGACCCTCCAAGTATACCAGTGGCTTTAGTCAGAGCAGCCCCAAAGCTGTTCTGACCAATGTTGGGGCTAGCTTGGCACTGGATCAGGGagctgtagcctcagcagagctCAGACATAGGGTAGAATTGAGCTTATTATTACATTTAATAGTAGAAAAAGATTCTCATTGGCTAGTCTGGGCACCTTTGACATTATTTAAAACAACATTGCAAAAATGAGATGAGTAGCAAACCTCTGGCAAAGCTCCACGCTCAACACAACCCAATAGGCTGGACTTTTACCACAAAACTCTGTCCCCCGAAAACAGTTTCCTTCACTCTTCAGACAGTCAGGCAAAAAGATTGCAAGTCtttcaggggaggggaagggaaggactAAGGAGATTAAGAAAAAGTGCAACTAATGTTTGAATTTGTCCTCTACAGGTGCACACCTATGTCAACACTACTGGTgtacaagaggaaaaaaaaaatagatcaagTGTGCATGTACCGCTGGAATTAAGGCTTTCTAATGTTGAAACAAACAAGACAACAGAAGAACAGAATTGCACTGATGACCGAGATGCTCAGGTTCTTCTGGAGCCTGAAGGAGTCAAATTTGTTTTAGGACCAACACCTGTTCAAAGACAATTAATGGAAAGAGAGCAACTGGAGCAACTTGGGAGAGACCAAGTTAGTGGCAGCAGTACAAACAACTCTGAATGGGACACTGGGTACGACAGTGATGAACGTAAAGAAACACCTTCTGGTAATAAACTAGTGTATGAAAATCTAAATAGGTTATCAATCCCTAGTGCCTCAGGAGTCAGGAGAGGTCGTCTGACATCAACAAGTACCTCAGATACCCAGAATATTAACAACTCTGCTCAAAGGAGAACTGCATTGTTAAACTATGAAAACTTGCCATCTTTGCCTCCTGTTTGGGAAGCCCGCAAGCTAAGTAGAGATGAAGATGACAATTTAGGACCAAAGACCCCATCTCTGAATGGCTACCACAATAACCTAGATCCAATGCATAATTACGTAAATACAGAGAATGTAACTGTGCCAGCAAGTGCTCATAAAGTAGAATTTACACGACGTCGGGACTGTACACCAACAGTCTTTAACTTTGATATTAGACGTCCAAGTTTAGAACACAGGCAGCTCAATTATATACAGGTTGACTTGGAAGGTGGCAGTGACTCCGACAACCCTCAGACTCCAAAAACTCCTACCACTCCACTTCCACAAACTCCAACCAGGCGCACAGAGCTGTATGCTGTGATAGACATTGAAAGAACTGCTGCTATGTCAAGTTTGCAGAAAGCACTGCCACGAGATGATGGTACGTCTAGAAAAACTAGACATAACAGTACTGACCTTCCTATGTGAGCCCGGGAAGCGTTAAATCATTTGCACCTTTTGTGAAGTTTATAAAATTGAAGATGCAAATACTTCATTTGCATTTCTTAACACTAACGCCTTTTATAGAGTAATAGACTTTTTTCTGAATACTTCATGTGCTTGTCTAACAAAAGGGAAATAATGTAGAGCAGGTACTCATTAAATGACACCATTTTATTCTACAGTAATAGTAATTGCTGTGTAGAAGCATTGCCACTTTTCACAGTGCCTCTTTACTTGGTTAGAGTTGGAGTGACTGACAGTTCTGAAGTTACCAATATTCTGGCCATGTGCCTATAGTCATTAATGGCATTTATAACATTTTATAAAGCCTCTTGATGTGCATTACTAGCTGATAGCCCTAATCTTGCAAGGTTGATATTTGTACCTTCACTCTCTTCATTCATGTGGCCTCCTCCAATATGAGAGGTGTGAGTAATTCATTATTCAATCAGTTTGACTTATCTGATATATTTTGGCTCATGTGAAGGGATATAAACACCAAGCTTCCTCGTATATGTGTCGGTTCATTTTTTGAAGTCATCTGGACAAGCTTCAGATTCTTGaaggtttttttaatttctgtaacATTGAGGGGTTACATCAAGTTCACTTGGTCAGAGCTGGAGTTGGGTCTGAAATAAGCCATAAGTCATTTCCCCTAGAAAAGATTTCCAAGTGATAATACCTGAACAGTTTTACAGAATTTTAATCTGAGTTTTCTAAAGGAATACACAGGTTGGTTGTATCTGTGATTTTAAGGTGTTCTTTAATTTCACAGTTCTGCTTACCTTTCCATCTTCATGTGTGCAATGTCTTCTTTGACCTATTCTGTAATATCTGTAGGTTAAGAACAGTCAAGTTTTTGTGCATAACTTTAATTATTGTTTAGGATTTTTGTGTGTTGCTCCTATTCAGTCTGCACATTGTCAAAGAAAAAATCCAGTAGGAGCTTTTTTACTGAATAGGGTTGCCTTTGTCCAGTGTTTTATTGATTTAGTTTTTATGTCTGACAGAAACATCCCAAAAGTGTTAGTGTCCAGCAGCATACAGCATTGCACAAGTGGAAAGGCATATTATGCAtttttgtcttcctctgaagcatcaaatATAAGTCACCATGGGAGGCAAGATATTGCGTTTGGTAGTTCAGTGTGACAAATCTTAAATTCTAACTGTGGATCTGTAGATGATGTACTTGGATTTAGAGAGAATTAGTTACTTACAATATGTTGAGAATTTTTTGAAGGTAATATCTATGGGCATACATATTTTCCCTTTTCAGCTAGTTAACTCAGTTACTCTAATGGCTTAACTGCTAATCGATGTTACGGTACATCCAGGCAGAATGCATCTGCTGAACATGCCAGGTATGCCCTTGACAGCCCCTTGTTCTATAGTGAACATTAATAGAATTGATATCAGTATTGCAGGTGCAGTGCAGGACCGGAAAGAAAACAGATTAAGCTTGAGCCTGTGATTTCAAAGGAACTGACTGTTATGTGAACTGGTGTGATGTATAATAATCCTCGAGCTGTGGGTGAGAAAAATCACATGTAagaaaccggggggggggggggggagtgtttgggggtATCTCAAAAATGTTTAGGGTCCTCATGTAATATTTAAAttgagctttcatttaaaacataaCACTATTTCCAGTCCTTTGAATTGTGTGGAGGGTGTTCCTGTTTTCCTATTAAATTTTCCTTTTGTCTTCAGCCACATAAATAGTAGGAAGAGTGATAGCTGAAATACATTTTTCCTGTTCACACCAGTGAGATAATGGCAGGCTCATTTATATAGGTCAGGCCTTTTTATCCTGAAGGATTTCCAGTGTTCTTTATAATACCGAAATGCATCCAGGCGCACAATCAGTACACTTCACAGTAGTAAGGGAACAGGAGTCTTAGTTGGGACAATTGTAAGAAAACTTCACTGAAAACTTTTCCATAATCATTTCACTATTAGTCTGTGCCActtgtatacattttttttttttttttgtgatttaGGTGCTCGAAAAGGTGAGGGACTAGTAGCATTCACTAGAACCAGAGGTAGTGCAGATGCATGGTGCTATAAGTGTCCCTTGCTTCTCCCTGACATTGCACCTCTGTCGTGATTTGCAACACATCATGCATATACTAATCCTGGGTCTGTCTTGAAGTGTTATTACCAGTTGTTGCAAACTGTGTGGTGGATGTGTGAAGGTGGGCTAGGAACTAGAATCAGACCAACAAACTCTCGCTAATTTGTAAACTAAGACAAGATTTCAGCGCACATTTCAAGCAGTTAAAAGGCTAGAACACTTAACTCACCAGCTAGCTTATCTAGaaacttatatggccctcatcaccataatatcggAGTGTCTCAATTATTAATGTATTTTATCCTCCGACACTCCTGTAGAGTAAGGAAGTACTGTCCCCAGTTTAtggatgggggaactgaggcccaagtAAACTATACacgacttgctgaaggtcacataGAAAGTCTGTGGTTGAGCCAGGAATtcaacccagctctcctgagttttAGTCCAGATCCACTAGATCATCCTTCCTATCCAACACCTACCATAGACCATTCAGAATAACGTTGTTGCTAACTCTTACAATTTTATgagtatttgtttttcttaaagccgtagatcctggagtcatgtgaatactACAAAAtctcacttttttcctttttttctcttcccttccctccctgcccaaaTAAAGCTAAATTTCTTGCCCTTGgggagaaaatcttgaaaatgtgatcccTAAAGGATCAAAACCAGAAGGCATCTAAAAAGAAGCCAAAtccaatcttgtgattttttttttttccccctgattcatgatttttgaatgcttggtgtTGGTAATACTTTTCATATGATAAATGCAAAAATACATCATGCTGCACCTAAAGGGAAGTGTGTCTCTAGCA
This genomic window contains:
- the FRS2 gene encoding fibroblast growth factor receptor substrate 2, producing MGSCCSCPDKETVPDNHRNKFKVINVDDDGNELGSGVMELTDTELILYTRKRDSVKWHYLCLRRYGYDSNLFSFESGRRCQTGQGIFAFKCARAEELFNMLQEIMQNNSINVVEEPVVERNHHQTELEVPRTPRTPTTPGFGAQSLPNGYPRYPSFGDASSHPSSRHPSVGSARLPSVGEESTHPLLVAEEQVHTYVNTTGVQEEKKNRSSVHVPLELRLSNVETNKTTEEQNCTDDRDAQVLLEPEGVKFVLGPTPVQRQLMEREQLEQLGRDQVSGSSTNNSEWDTGYDSDERKETPSGNKLVYENLNRLSIPSASGVRRGRLTSTSTSDTQNINNSAQRRTALLNYENLPSLPPVWEARKLSRDEDDNLGPKTPSLNGYHNNLDPMHNYVNTENVTVPASAHKVEFTRRRDCTPTVFNFDIRRPSLEHRQLNYIQVDLEGGSDSDNPQTPKTPTTPLPQTPTRRTELYAVIDIERTAAMSSLQKALPRDDGTSRKTRHNSTDLPM